The following are encoded in a window of Cupriavidus oxalaticus genomic DNA:
- a CDS encoding sensor histidine kinase, with protein MGLLAFDAWLTYQRAMSAAHTAFDRTLEASLRAMREGIRLREGRLDVDLPNLALELFDEQAGPHIYYRIRDEDGATVTGYDDLPMPAEAPLQLYRTVFYDTEFRQQPLRMAAQRLPVHDVGSARTRLVWVLVGETIEPRQLLARDILVGSLLQELVLVTLALGIVWFGVRRGLRPLHRLSDTVAHRGTQLDPIEQKDLPAEMKPLVQALNQYMARLYRMVQARKRFFADAAHQLKTPLAIIQAQSELALRERDGERVREHVRLLHGTVRHASKGVQQLLSLSRLEPDAGYAPTLRPLRLDTLAQGVALEWAPVARGSEIDLGFEHDGPVQLDGQAELLQEMTGNLIDNAIRYAGRGAVVTVRVALSGGMPVLQVVDNGPGIAPAERDAVFRRFYRGESGRSAEGTGLGLSIVREIARLHGATVALGDTPNGGLTVSVCFGATDCVPPLPLAGEGWGESLANP; from the coding sequence ATGGGCCTGCTCGCCTTCGATGCCTGGCTCACGTACCAGCGCGCCATGTCGGCCGCGCATACCGCCTTCGACCGCACGCTGGAAGCGTCGCTGCGCGCCATGCGCGAAGGCATCCGGCTGCGCGAGGGGCGGCTCGACGTGGACCTGCCCAACCTCGCCCTGGAACTGTTCGACGAGCAGGCCGGCCCGCACATCTACTACCGCATCCGCGACGAAGACGGCGCCACCGTAACCGGCTACGACGACCTGCCGATGCCGGCCGAAGCGCCGCTGCAGCTCTACCGCACCGTGTTCTACGACACCGAGTTCCGCCAACAGCCGCTGCGCATGGCGGCGCAGCGGCTGCCGGTCCACGACGTCGGCTCCGCACGCACGCGGCTGGTGTGGGTGCTGGTCGGCGAAACCATCGAGCCGCGCCAGCTGCTGGCGCGCGATATCCTGGTCGGATCGCTGCTGCAGGAACTGGTGCTGGTGACGCTGGCGCTGGGCATCGTCTGGTTCGGCGTGCGGCGCGGGCTGCGGCCGCTGCACCGGCTCTCCGACACCGTCGCGCACCGCGGCACCCAGCTTGACCCGATCGAGCAGAAGGACCTGCCTGCGGAGATGAAGCCGCTGGTGCAGGCGCTGAACCAGTACATGGCGCGGCTATACCGCATGGTGCAGGCGCGCAAGCGCTTCTTTGCCGATGCCGCGCACCAGCTCAAGACACCGCTGGCGATCATCCAGGCGCAATCCGAACTGGCATTGCGCGAACGCGATGGCGAACGCGTGCGCGAGCATGTGCGGCTGCTGCACGGCACCGTGCGGCATGCGTCCAAGGGCGTGCAGCAGCTGCTGTCGCTGTCGCGGCTGGAGCCGGATGCGGGCTACGCGCCGACGCTGCGGCCACTGCGGCTCGATACCCTGGCGCAGGGCGTGGCGCTGGAATGGGCGCCGGTGGCGCGGGGCAGCGAGATCGACCTGGGATTCGAGCACGACGGCCCGGTGCAGCTCGACGGGCAGGCAGAGCTGCTGCAGGAGATGACGGGCAACCTGATCGACAATGCGATCCGCTATGCGGGCCGTGGTGCGGTGGTCACCGTACGTGTTGCGCTGTCGGGCGGCATGCCGGTGCTGCAGGTGGTGGACAACGGCCCAGGCATTGCGCCGGCCGAACGCGATGCGGTGTTCCGCCGCTTCTATCGCGGCGAGAGCGGACGGTCCGCGGAAGGCACCGGGCTGGGCCTGTCGATCGTGCGCGAGATCGCGCGGCTGCACGGCGCCACCGTGGCGCTTGGCGATACGCCGAATGGCGGGCTGACGGTGTCGGTCTGTTTTGGGGCGACCGATTGTGTGCCCCCTCTCCCGCTTGCGGGAGAGGGTTGGGGTGAGAGCCTGGCGAATCCATGA
- a CDS encoding ABC transporter permease: MAFRNDSKGMLRVWQLLVLVVILGVWHAATRSQQVAFFFGEPLMVAQRIWNWFFVARDIYLHLGVTLLETVLAFGIGTLAGLGVGLWLALSPLTSAILDPYVKAMNSMPRVILAPIFAVWFGLGIWSKVALAVTLVFFIVFFNVYQGVKEVSPVVLANARMLGANRQQLLRHVYLPSATSWVFSSLHTSVGLAFVGAVVGEYLGSARGVGYLILQAEGTFDINTVFAGIVVLTAFALMLDWMVGIGEKRLMKWQPRSGETEKL, from the coding sequence ATGGCTTTCCGTAACGACTCCAAGGGCATGCTGCGTGTGTGGCAGCTGCTCGTGCTGGTGGTGATCCTCGGCGTGTGGCACGCGGCCACGCGCTCGCAGCAGGTTGCCTTCTTCTTCGGTGAACCGCTGATGGTCGCGCAGCGGATCTGGAACTGGTTCTTCGTCGCTCGCGATATCTACCTGCACCTGGGCGTGACCTTGCTCGAGACCGTGCTGGCCTTCGGCATCGGCACGCTCGCGGGCCTAGGCGTGGGCCTGTGGCTGGCGCTGAGCCCGCTGACCTCGGCCATCCTGGATCCCTACGTCAAGGCGATGAACTCGATGCCGCGCGTGATCCTGGCGCCGATCTTCGCGGTGTGGTTCGGCCTGGGGATCTGGTCGAAGGTGGCCCTGGCGGTGACGCTGGTGTTCTTCATCGTCTTCTTCAACGTCTACCAGGGCGTCAAGGAAGTGAGCCCGGTGGTGCTGGCCAATGCGCGCATGCTGGGCGCCAACCGGCAGCAGCTGCTGCGCCATGTGTACCTGCCGAGCGCGACCAGCTGGGTGTTTTCGTCGCTGCATACCTCGGTGGGGCTGGCCTTTGTCGGTGCGGTGGTGGGCGAGTACCTTGGCTCGGCGCGCGGCGTGGGCTACCTGATCCTGCAGGCCGAGGGCACCTTCGACATCAACACCGTGTTCGCCGGCATCGTGGTGCTGACCGCGTTTGCGCTGATGCTGGACTGGATGGTCGGCATCGGCGAGAAGCGGCTGATGAAGTGGCAGCCCAGGAGCGGGGAGACGGAGAAGCTCTGA
- a CDS encoding ABC transporter ATP-binding protein → MSIPALSLDKVTCTFVSRDDRGQRYTAVKDVTLSIQPGEFVSVVGPTGCGKSTLLNVGAGLLEPSSGEMRVFGEPLRGINRRAGYMFQTEALMPWRSALDNVVAGLEFRGVARAEAVRQGEEWLRRVGLGGFGDRYPHQLSGGMRKRVALAQTLVLDPDIILMDEPFSALDIQTRQLMENEVLDLWAAKRKAVLFITHDLDEAIAMSDRVVVLSAGPATHPIGEFAIDLPRPRDVAEIRNHPRFVELHAAIWDVLREEVLKGYAQQRKVA, encoded by the coding sequence ATGAGCATTCCCGCACTCTCCCTCGACAAGGTCACCTGCACCTTTGTCTCGCGCGATGACCGCGGCCAGCGCTATACCGCGGTCAAGGACGTCACGCTGTCGATCCAGCCGGGCGAGTTCGTCTCGGTGGTCGGCCCGACCGGCTGCGGCAAGTCGACGCTGCTGAACGTCGGCGCCGGCCTGCTGGAGCCCTCCAGCGGCGAGATGCGCGTGTTCGGCGAGCCGCTGCGCGGCATCAACCGGCGCGCCGGCTACATGTTCCAGACCGAGGCGCTGATGCCGTGGCGCAGCGCGCTCGACAACGTCGTCGCCGGGCTCGAATTCCGCGGCGTGGCGCGCGCCGAGGCCGTGCGGCAGGGCGAGGAGTGGCTGCGCCGCGTGGGCCTGGGCGGCTTCGGCGACCGCTATCCGCACCAGCTTTCCGGCGGCATGCGCAAGCGCGTGGCGCTGGCGCAGACGCTGGTGCTGGATCCGGACATCATCCTGATGGACGAACCGTTTTCCGCGCTCGATATCCAGACGCGGCAGCTGATGGAGAACGAGGTGCTGGACCTGTGGGCCGCAAAGCGCAAGGCGGTCCTGTTCATCACCCACGACCTCGACGAGGCCATTGCCATGAGCGACCGCGTGGTGGTGCTGTCGGCGGGGCCGGCCACGCATCCCATCGGCGAGTTCGCCATCGACCTGCCGCGCCCGCGCGACGTGGCCGAGATCCGCAACCATCCGCGCTTTGTCGAGCTGCACGCCGCGATCTGGGACGTGCTGCGCGAGGAAGTGCTCAAGGGCTACGCGCAGCAGCGCAAGGTGGCCTGA
- a CDS encoding ABC transporter substrate-binding protein, protein MYNKKFWKQFLIALALFLAGWFTFGHAQAQGKPEKTKVTIAVGGKNLFYYLPLTIAERQGYFKDEGLDVEIVDFAGGAKALQAVVGGSADVVSGAYEHTINLQAKGQRYQEFVLQGRAPQIVLVVSNKTMPDFKSIADLKGKKIGVTAPGSSTNMMANFVLAKHGLKPSDVSFIGVGASAGAVAAMRSGQIDAMANLDPVVSMLTQKNEVRIASDTRTLKDTQAVFGGNMPSGCLYASQAFIQQNPNTTQALTNAMVRALKWLQKAGPSDIVKAVPESYLLGDRALYLAAWDKVKEAISPDGTMPADGPRTALNTLQQFDAELKGKPIRLEETYTNAFVQKANAKYK, encoded by the coding sequence ATGTATAACAAGAAATTCTGGAAGCAGTTCCTGATCGCGCTGGCGCTGTTCCTGGCCGGCTGGTTCACCTTCGGCCATGCGCAGGCGCAGGGCAAGCCGGAGAAGACCAAGGTCACCATCGCGGTCGGCGGCAAGAACCTGTTCTACTACCTGCCGCTGACCATCGCCGAGCGCCAGGGCTACTTCAAGGACGAAGGCCTGGACGTCGAGATCGTCGACTTCGCCGGCGGCGCCAAGGCGCTGCAGGCCGTGGTGGGCGGCAGCGCCGACGTGGTTTCGGGCGCCTACGAGCACACCATCAACCTGCAGGCCAAGGGCCAGCGCTACCAGGAATTCGTGCTGCAGGGCCGGGCGCCGCAGATCGTGCTGGTGGTGTCGAACAAGACCATGCCCGACTTCAAGTCGATCGCCGACCTGAAGGGCAAGAAGATCGGCGTGACCGCGCCGGGGTCGTCGACCAACATGATGGCCAACTTCGTGCTGGCCAAGCATGGGCTGAAGCCGTCGGACGTGTCGTTCATCGGCGTGGGCGCCAGCGCCGGCGCGGTGGCGGCCATGCGCTCGGGCCAGATCGATGCGATGGCCAACCTCGACCCGGTGGTCTCGATGCTGACGCAGAAGAACGAGGTGCGCATCGCCTCGGACACGCGCACGCTCAAGGACACGCAGGCGGTGTTCGGCGGCAACATGCCGTCGGGCTGCCTGTATGCGTCGCAGGCCTTTATCCAGCAGAACCCCAACACCACGCAGGCGCTGACCAATGCCATGGTGCGCGCGCTCAAGTGGCTGCAGAAGGCCGGCCCGTCCGACATCGTCAAGGCCGTGCCGGAAAGCTACCTGCTGGGCGACCGCGCGCTGTACCTGGCGGCATGGGACAAGGTCAAGGAAGCGATCTCGCCGGACGGCACCATGCCGGCCGACGGCCCGCGCACCGCGCTGAACACGCTGCAGCAGTTCGACGCCGAACTGAAGGGCAAGCCGATCAGGCTGGAAGAGACCTACACCAACGCTTTTGTGCAGAAGGCCAACGCCAAGTACAAGTAA
- a CDS encoding Bug family tripartite tricarboxylate transporter substrate binding protein — protein sequence MKQALQRIAAKPATTACANRRKAVAATLAALGAAWLAPAALAQDAYPSRPVTLVVSAAAGGTTDIAARMISEPLSKALGQPVVVDNKPGGNGGIAAQLVARAKPDGYTLMLQYSGFHVITPLLMKNLSWDPVKDFAPVANILSAPQVLVVRQSLPVKSLKELVAYAKANPDKLNYASSGNGSLQHVSTELLNQMAGTKIAHVPYKGTGPAITDLLGGTVDLTMTTPPPLMGHIAAGKLRPLVVTSKTRLPSLKDVPSAPEAGYPDLDVSSWFAMYAPAGTPKAVVDKLTGEIEKIMRTEAFRKKAEELGAEAKYMNPQQLAQYQKAELARWGKVIKSADIHAE from the coding sequence ATGAAGCAAGCCCTTCAACGCATCGCTGCCAAGCCCGCTACCACCGCCTGCGCCAACCGGCGCAAGGCCGTCGCTGCCACACTGGCCGCGCTCGGTGCCGCGTGGCTGGCGCCTGCCGCGCTGGCGCAGGACGCCTATCCCAGCCGCCCGGTCACGCTGGTGGTATCCGCTGCGGCGGGCGGCACCACCGACATCGCGGCACGAATGATTTCCGAGCCGCTGTCCAAGGCGCTTGGCCAGCCGGTGGTGGTGGACAACAAGCCCGGCGGCAACGGCGGCATCGCCGCGCAGCTGGTGGCGCGCGCCAAGCCGGATGGCTACACGCTGATGCTGCAGTACTCGGGCTTCCACGTGATCACGCCGCTGCTGATGAAGAACCTGTCGTGGGATCCGGTCAAGGACTTCGCGCCGGTGGCCAATATCCTGTCGGCACCGCAGGTGCTGGTGGTGCGCCAGAGCCTGCCGGTCAAGTCGCTGAAGGAGCTGGTCGCGTACGCCAAGGCCAATCCGGACAAGCTCAACTACGCCTCGTCGGGCAACGGTTCGCTGCAGCACGTCTCGACCGAGCTGCTGAACCAGATGGCCGGCACCAAGATCGCGCACGTTCCGTACAAGGGCACCGGGCCGGCCATCACCGACCTGCTGGGCGGCACGGTCGACCTGACCATGACCACGCCGCCGCCGCTGATGGGCCATATCGCCGCGGGCAAGCTGCGCCCGCTGGTGGTGACCAGCAAGACGCGCCTGCCCAGCCTGAAGGACGTGCCGTCGGCGCCCGAGGCCGGCTACCCCGACCTCGACGTGTCGTCGTGGTTCGCGATGTACGCGCCGGCGGGCACGCCCAAGGCCGTGGTCGACAAACTGACCGGCGAGATCGAGAAGATCATGCGCACCGAAGCCTTCCGCAAGAAGGCCGAGGAACTGGGCGCCGAGGCGAAGTACATGAATCCGCAGCAGCTGGCGCAGTACCAGAAGGCCGAACTGGCGCGCTGGGGCAAGGTGATCAAGTCTGCCGATATTCACGCTGAATAA
- a CDS encoding hydroxymethylglutaryl-CoA lyase yields MSAAAQLRGPARVEINEVAPRDGLQIEPVVVPTDGKVAFVDALSACGFARIEATSFTSARAIPALADAEAVMHQIQRYPGVRYTVLVPNLRGLERALSCRPDEVNLVMSASETHNRANLRMTREQSQAQLLAMIDAASTAGVPVNISLSTVFGCPFEGEVETDAVMALATRFAEAGAAGITLCDTTGMAYPTQVAALCERFQAALPGTGLTIHLHNTRGMGLANALAAWETGVTRFDAAAGGLGGCPYAPGASGNVSTEDLVHMFDCMGVQTGVNLGALLDAVAGLPELVGRDIHSQLLSAGPRLRTHQPPAWMAEHFAAQA; encoded by the coding sequence ATGAGCGCCGCCGCTCAACTGCGCGGCCCGGCCCGCGTCGAAATCAATGAAGTCGCGCCGCGCGACGGCCTGCAGATCGAGCCGGTGGTGGTGCCCACCGACGGCAAGGTCGCCTTCGTCGACGCGCTGTCGGCCTGCGGCTTCGCCCGCATCGAAGCCACCTCGTTCACGTCGGCGCGCGCCATCCCCGCGCTCGCCGATGCCGAAGCGGTGATGCACCAGATCCAGCGCTATCCCGGCGTGCGCTACACCGTGCTGGTGCCCAACCTGCGCGGGCTGGAACGCGCGCTGTCGTGCCGGCCGGACGAGGTCAACCTGGTGATGTCGGCCAGCGAGACCCACAACCGCGCCAACCTCCGCATGACGCGCGAGCAATCGCAGGCGCAGTTGCTGGCGATGATCGACGCCGCCAGCACGGCGGGCGTGCCGGTCAACATCTCGCTGTCGACGGTGTTCGGCTGCCCCTTCGAGGGTGAGGTCGAAACCGACGCGGTGATGGCGCTGGCCACGCGCTTTGCCGAAGCCGGCGCGGCGGGCATCACGCTGTGCGACACCACCGGCATGGCCTATCCCACGCAAGTGGCCGCGCTGTGCGAGCGGTTCCAGGCAGCACTGCCCGGCACCGGCCTGACCATCCACCTGCACAACACGCGCGGCATGGGCCTGGCCAATGCGCTGGCGGCCTGGGAGACCGGCGTGACCCGCTTCGACGCGGCCGCCGGCGGCCTTGGCGGCTGCCCGTACGCGCCCGGCGCCAGCGGCAACGTCAGCACCGAGGACCTGGTCCACATGTTCGACTGCATGGGCGTGCAGACCGGCGTCAACCTCGGTGCGCTGCTCGACGCGGTGGCCGGCCTGCCCGAGCTGGTCGGCCGCGACATCCACAGCCAGTTGCTCAGCGCCGGCCCGCGCCTGCGCACGCACCAGCCGCCGGCATGGATGGCGGAGCATTTCGCGGCGCAAGCCTAG
- a CDS encoding CaiB/BaiF CoA transferase family protein translates to MAQQILEGIRVLELGQLIAGPFAAKTLADFGAHIIKVEPPGQGDPLRKWRMLHEGTSVWWEAQSRNKESICIDLRQPEGQALVRKLAAEADVLIENFRPGTMEKWGLGWDVLHADNPRLIMLRVSGYGQTGPRKDEPGFAAVAEAMAGLRHLTGEPGRAPVRAGLSLGDTIAGLHGAMGVLLALYQRDARGGEGQVIDVALYESLFNLSESLLPEYSAFGAVRQPAGGALPGIAPSNAYPCSSGEYVLVAANGDAIFKRMMLAIGRPDLADDPALAQNDGRVKRVDEIDAAIADWTRTQTVESVLAVLREAQVPSGRIYTVKDIAEDPHYRARGVIESVTSAGGLTVEVPGVVPRLSASPGGIHDRAPTLGEHTDAVLKQAGFDDAAIADLRARKVIA, encoded by the coding sequence ATGGCGCAACAGATCCTCGAGGGCATCCGCGTCCTCGAACTCGGACAACTTATCGCCGGCCCCTTTGCCGCGAAGACCCTGGCCGATTTCGGCGCCCACATCATCAAGGTAGAACCGCCCGGGCAGGGCGACCCGCTGCGCAAATGGCGCATGCTGCATGAGGGCACGTCGGTGTGGTGGGAAGCACAGTCGCGCAACAAGGAATCGATCTGCATCGACCTGCGCCAGCCGGAAGGGCAGGCGCTGGTGCGCAAGCTGGCCGCCGAGGCCGATGTGCTGATCGAGAACTTCCGCCCCGGCACCATGGAGAAATGGGGCCTGGGCTGGGACGTGCTGCATGCCGACAACCCGCGCCTGATCATGCTGCGCGTGTCGGGCTACGGCCAGACCGGCCCCAGGAAGGACGAGCCGGGCTTCGCTGCGGTGGCCGAGGCCATGGCGGGACTGCGTCACCTGACGGGCGAGCCGGGCCGCGCGCCGGTGCGCGCCGGATTGTCGCTGGGCGACACCATCGCCGGGCTGCACGGGGCCATGGGCGTGCTGCTGGCGCTGTACCAGCGCGATGCGCGCGGCGGCGAGGGCCAGGTGATCGACGTGGCGCTGTACGAATCGCTGTTCAACCTGAGCGAAAGCCTGCTGCCGGAATACTCCGCCTTCGGCGCGGTGCGCCAGCCCGCCGGCGGCGCGCTGCCGGGCATCGCCCCGTCCAACGCCTATCCCTGCAGCAGCGGCGAATACGTGCTGGTGGCGGCCAACGGCGATGCCATCTTCAAGCGCATGATGCTGGCCATCGGCCGGCCCGACCTGGCCGATGACCCGGCGCTGGCGCAGAACGACGGCCGCGTGAAACGTGTCGACGAGATCGATGCCGCCATCGCCGACTGGACCCGCACGCAGACGGTGGAATCGGTGCTGGCGGTGCTGCGCGAGGCGCAGGTGCCGTCGGGCCGGATCTATACCGTCAAGGACATCGCCGAGGATCCGCACTACCGGGCCCGCGGCGTGATCGAGTCGGTGACCTCGGCCGGTGGCCTGACCGTGGAAGTGCCGGGCGTGGTGCCCAGGCTGTCGGCGAGCCCGGGCGGCATCCACGACCGCGCGCCCACGCTGGGCGAGCATACCGATGCCGTGCTGAAGCAGGCGGGCTTTGATGACGCTGCTATCGCCGACCTGCGCGCGCGCAAGGTGATCGCATGA
- a CDS encoding LysR substrate-binding domain-containing protein — MNLARFDLVTLGLFVAVARQGSISAGARQSHLAVAAASKRISDLETAVGAPLFFRHAAGVQLTEAGQACFHHALTILQDVERMAGVMSDYASGVRGQVRVCANTSAITQFLPDDLASFMQRHPTIRIELEEQNSRDIVAALVENRADVGIFADRTPAAGLMTVEYRQDELVIITPPNHPLAARGPVRYADTLEFDFVSLPQETSLAARLLEESSRLDRPFRLRIQVRSFDAMCRMVMAGLGVGVLPRIAAEPHVKSMGLSLVSLQDAWARRSLLIGLRDPAGLTVSARLLITHLCGDKAPF; from the coding sequence ATGAACCTGGCCCGCTTCGATCTCGTCACGCTTGGCTTGTTCGTCGCCGTGGCGCGCCAAGGCAGCATCTCGGCCGGCGCGCGCCAGTCGCACCTGGCCGTGGCGGCCGCCAGCAAGCGCATCTCGGACCTTGAGACCGCGGTGGGCGCGCCGCTGTTCTTCCGCCATGCCGCCGGCGTGCAGCTGACCGAGGCCGGGCAGGCCTGCTTCCACCACGCGCTGACCATCCTGCAGGATGTGGAGCGCATGGCCGGCGTGATGTCGGACTATGCGTCCGGCGTGCGCGGGCAGGTGCGCGTCTGCGCCAACACGTCGGCGATCACGCAGTTCCTGCCGGACGACCTGGCGTCGTTCATGCAGCGCCATCCCACCATCCGCATCGAGCTGGAAGAGCAGAACAGCCGCGACATCGTCGCCGCGCTGGTGGAGAACCGCGCCGATGTCGGCATCTTTGCCGACCGCACGCCGGCGGCGGGGCTGATGACGGTCGAGTACCGCCAGGACGAACTGGTCATCATCACGCCGCCCAACCATCCGCTGGCTGCGCGCGGCCCGGTACGGTATGCCGATACGCTCGAATTCGACTTCGTCAGCCTGCCGCAGGAAACCTCGCTGGCGGCGCGTCTGCTCGAGGAAAGCAGCCGGCTCGACCGGCCGTTCCGGCTGCGCATCCAGGTGCGCAGCTTCGACGCCATGTGCCGCATGGTGATGGCCGGCCTCGGCGTGGGCGTGCTGCCGCGCATCGCGGCCGAGCCGCATGTCAAGTCGATGGGTTTGTCGCTGGTGTCGCTGCAGGATGCGTGGGCGCGCCGCTCGCTGCTGATCGGGCTGCGCGACCCGGCGGGCCTGACGGTGTCGGCGCGTCTGCTGATCACCCATCTGTGCGGGGACAAGGCGCCGTTCTGA
- the recR gene encoding recombination mediator RecR — protein MKGSAPTSLQALVEALRVLPGVGPKSAQRMAYHLLQHDREGARKLGDALRGAADHIRHCQRCNTFTEQEICETCLDERRDAALLCVVETPADQVMIEQTLTYRGKYFVLMGRLSPLDGIGPREIHLDRLLARATEPELGGPVGEVIVATNFTSEGEATAHYIGEMLKARGLKVSRLARGVPVGGELEYVDAGTIARAVMDRRTL, from the coding sequence GTGAAGGGTTCCGCGCCGACTTCGCTGCAGGCGCTGGTCGAGGCGCTGCGGGTGCTGCCGGGCGTCGGGCCCAAGTCCGCCCAGCGCATGGCCTACCACCTGCTGCAGCACGACCGCGAGGGCGCGCGCAAACTGGGCGACGCCCTGCGCGGCGCGGCGGACCATATCCGCCACTGCCAGCGCTGCAACACCTTCACCGAGCAGGAAATCTGCGAGACCTGCCTGGACGAGCGCCGCGACGCTGCGCTGCTGTGCGTGGTGGAAACGCCGGCCGACCAGGTCATGATCGAGCAGACGCTGACTTACCGCGGCAAGTACTTCGTGCTGATGGGCCGGCTGTCGCCGCTGGACGGCATCGGCCCGCGCGAGATCCACCTGGACCGGCTGCTGGCGCGCGCCACCGAGCCGGAACTGGGCGGCCCGGTCGGCGAAGTCATCGTCGCCACCAACTTCACCAGCGAAGGCGAGGCCACCGCCCACTACATCGGCGAAATGCTCAAGGCGCGCGGCCTCAAGGTGTCGCGCCTGGCGCGCGGCGTGCCGGTCGGCGGCGAGCTGGAATACGTCGATGCCGGCACTATCGCGCGCGCGGTGATGGACCGCCGCACTCTCTGA
- a CDS encoding YbaB/EbfC family nucleoid-associated protein, with protein sequence MMKGQLAGLMKQAQQMQENMKKMQEQLAQIEVEGQSGAGLVKVVMTCKNDVKRVTIDPSLLAEGEDKDLLEDLVAAAFNDAVRKAEATTQEKMGSMTSGLPLPPGFKLPF encoded by the coding sequence ATGATGAAAGGTCAACTCGCCGGGCTGATGAAGCAAGCCCAGCAGATGCAGGAAAACATGAAGAAGATGCAGGAGCAGCTGGCCCAGATCGAGGTCGAGGGCCAGTCCGGCGCCGGTCTCGTCAAGGTGGTCATGACCTGCAAGAACGACGTCAAGCGCGTCACCATCGACCCCAGCCTGCTGGCCGAGGGCGAGGACAAGGACCTGCTGGAAGACCTGGTCGCCGCCGCCTTCAACGATGCCGTGCGCAAGGCCGAGGCCACCACGCAGGAGAAGATGGGCTCGATGACCTCGGGCCTGCCGCTGCCCCCCGGCTTCAAGCTGCCGTTCTGA